A single genomic interval of Trachemys scripta elegans isolate TJP31775 chromosome 3, CAS_Tse_1.0, whole genome shotgun sequence harbors:
- the HS3ST5 gene encoding heparan sulfate glucosamine 3-O-sulfotransferase 5, giving the protein MLFKQQALLRQKLFVLGSLAIGSLLYLVARVGSLDRLQPICPVDGRFRPHGQDEIPFRALQFKRGLLHEFRKGNATKEQIRLHNLVQQLPKAIIIGVRKGGTRALLEMLNLHPAVVKASQEIHFFDNDENYAKGIEWYRKKMPFSYPHQITIEKSPAYFITEEVPERIYKMNSSIKLLIIVREPTTRAISDYTQVLEGKERKNKTYYKFEKLAIDPNTCEVNTKYKAVRTSIYTKHLERWLKYFPIEQFHIVDGDRLITEPLPELQLVEKFLNLPPRISQYNLYFNATRGFYCLRFNIVFNKCLAGSKGRIHPEVDSSVITKLRKFFHPFNQKFYQITGRTFNWP; this is encoded by the exons ATGCTATTCAAACAGCAGGCGTTGCTGAGACAGAAGCTCTTTGTGCTAGGCAGCCTTGCTATTGGAAGTCTCCTATATCTAGTTGCCAGAGTTGGGAGCTTGGATAG GCTGCAGCCCATTTGTCCCGTTGATGGTCGATTTCGACCCCATGGCCAAGACGAGATCCCATTCCGAGCTCTGCAGTTCAAACGTGGGCTGCTCCATGAGTTCCGTAAGGGCAACGCCACTAAAGAGCAAATCCGGCTTCACAATTTGGTTCAGCAGCTCCCTAAGGCCATTATAATTGGGGTGAGGAAAGGAGGCACCCGTGCACTGCTTGAGATGCTGAACCTCCATCCTGCAGTGGTCAAAGCTTCTCAAGAAATTCACTTCTTTGATAATGACGAGAACTATGCCAAGGGTATTGAATGGTACaggaaaaaaatgcctttttcttACCCTCATCAAATAACAATTGAGAAAAGCCCTGCATATTTTATCACAGAGGAAGTACCTGAAAGGATTTATAAAATGAACTCATCCATCAAATTACTGATCATTGTCAGGGAACCCACAACAAGAGCTATTTCTGATTACACTCaggtgctggaggggaaggaaagaaagaataaaaCCTACTACAAATTTGAGAAGCTGGCTATTGATCCTAATACCTGCGAAGTGAACACTAAGTATAAGGCAGTGAGAACCAGCATCTACACAAAACATCTGGAGAGATGGTTAAAATACTTTCCAATCGAGCAGTTTCATATTGTAGATGGAGATCGGCTCATTACAGAACCACTGCCAGAACTGCAGCTGGTGGAGAAGTTCCTAAATCTTCCTCCAAGGATAAGTCAGTACAATTTATACTTCAATGCCACCAGAGGGTTTTACTGCTTGCGATTTAACATTGTCTTTAACAAGTGCCTGGCGGGTAGCAAGGGACGCATTCATCCAGAGGTGGATTCCTCTGTCATTACCAAATTGCGCAAATTCTTTCACCcttttaatcaaaaattttaCCAGATCACTGGGAGGACATTTAACTGGCCCTAA